The following proteins are encoded in a genomic region of Nicotiana sylvestris chromosome 4, ASM39365v2, whole genome shotgun sequence:
- the LOC138890508 gene encoding uncharacterized protein — MHSGVCYLELPVCYGCGMRGHIQRHCCVSLQGAGRGTTQSFSLVDATSSAPSPARGASAPAGRGATRGGAQSSGGPSRFYAMSGRQTVEASPDVVTKPDQLHEPFSVSILIGESITTSRVYRSCVVTVRGRNTMTYLIKLGMVDFDVIMGMDWLYSCFAKLDCRTRSMRLEFPNEPIVEWKGDNVVHKGRLISYLKAVKMIKKGCIYHLVRVTDTDAEAPSLESIPVVNRFSDVFLDELPGIPPDREIDFGIDVMPGAQPISISPYRMAPTELKELKDN; from the exons ATGCACTCAGGGGTTTGCTATTTGGAGTTACCCGTATGTtatggatgtgggatgaggggtcatattCAGAGGCATTGTTGTGTATCCCTCCAGGGAGCGGGTAGGGGCACAACACAGTCATTCAGTCTAGTAGATGCTACATCTTCAGCCCCTTCTCCAGCTCGAGGGGCCTCAGCACCCGCAGGGCGTGGTGCAACTAGGGGTGGTGCACAGAGTTCAGGAGGACCCAGtcggttctatgctatgagtggtcgccagactgtagaggcttctccagatgttgttacaa aaccggATCAGCTTCATGAGCCATTTTCGGTATCTATTTTGATTGGTGAGTCAATTACGACTTCTCGAGTTTATAGAAGTTGTGTTGTTACGGTGCGGGGTAGAAATACCATGACCTATCTTATTAAATTAgggatggtcgattttgatgtaataatgggaatggattggctttattcatgctttgccaaacttgattgtcgTACTAGATCcatgaggcttgaatttcctaatgagcccaTTGTTGAATGGAAAGGAGATAATGTAGTGCATAAAGGTCggcttatttcttaccttaaggccgtAAAGATGATCAAGAaagggtgtatctatcatttagttcgGGTTACGGACACTGATGCTGAGGCACCTAGCCTTGAGTCTATACCAGTTGTGAATAGATTTTCGGATGTCTTTCTAGATGAACTCCCTGGGATCCCACCAGACAGGGAGATCGATTTTGGGATTGATGTGATGCCAGGCGCACAACCTATATCAATTTCACCTTATAGAATGGCACCGacagaattgaaagagctaaaggacaATTAA